Proteins from a single region of Psychrobacter cryohalolentis K5:
- a CDS encoding YtoQ family protein: MNWTVYLSGEIHTDWRQKIMQGAKEQGLDITFISAVTEHEASDAAGDVLGKDDNGFWRDHKSSKVNAIRTKNMIQKCDIAIIRFGDKYKQWNAAFDAGYCAALGKPYITLHAEDIIHPLKEVDAAAMAWAQTPEQIVELLKYIVSNS; the protein is encoded by the coding sequence ATGAATTGGACTGTTTACTTATCCGGAGAAATACACACTGACTGGCGACAGAAAATTATGCAAGGCGCAAAAGAACAGGGTTTAGACATTACCTTTATATCAGCAGTGACTGAGCATGAAGCCAGCGATGCGGCAGGTGATGTACTCGGTAAAGATGACAATGGATTCTGGCGCGACCATAAATCATCCAAAGTTAATGCGATTCGCACCAAAAATATGATCCAAAAGTGTGACATTGCTATTATTCGTTTTGGTGATAAATATAAGCAGTGGAACGCCGCATTCGATGCCGGTTATTGCGCCGCGTTGGGCAAACCGTATATCACATTGCATGCTGAGGATATTATTCATCCGCTAAAAGAAGTGGATGCCGCGGCAATGGCATGGGCCCAAACGCCTGAGCAGATTGTTGAATTGCTCAAATATATTGTCAGTAATAGCTAA
- a CDS encoding RNA methyltransferase, producing the protein MSNNAPSSLATAVSNVSNYLSCVQVVMVNTTLPANIGSAARAMHTMGLSRLTVVDPKLPIDDTSVSHAAGGSDLLSSAIIAPTLESAIADCQLVFAASSRSRHLPRPVVTPTQAAKIMLDFIDKQSTVNGQDGINTAPNIAILFGREDRGLTNEELAYADYHVQIDANPAYPVLNVASAVQVIASFIYAYAQTHIQADSEVNDIAQVTDNLETLEQGMLNTYVRQQWDEPAITQQQLQLLTERTTALMVQRKLADSENLKSLPSRLSRLGSRIQLDQKEYQLLSALLAKLLKD; encoded by the coding sequence ATGAGTAACAATGCACCCTCATCTTTAGCAACAGCAGTATCAAACGTCAGCAATTATTTGTCTTGTGTTCAAGTAGTGATGGTCAATACGACATTGCCTGCCAATATTGGTTCAGCAGCACGCGCCATGCACACCATGGGGTTATCGAGATTGACGGTGGTTGATCCAAAATTACCGATTGATGACACTAGCGTCTCACATGCTGCTGGTGGCAGTGATTTGCTATCATCAGCAATCATCGCACCAACGCTTGAGTCTGCTATCGCTGATTGCCAATTGGTATTTGCGGCCAGTAGTCGTAGCCGTCATTTGCCGCGTCCTGTGGTCACGCCGACACAAGCTGCCAAAATCATGTTGGACTTTATTGATAAGCAAAGCACAGTTAATGGGCAAGATGGTATAAATACAGCGCCCAATATTGCTATCCTGTTTGGGCGTGAAGATCGCGGCTTGACCAATGAAGAATTGGCTTATGCTGACTATCATGTTCAAATTGATGCCAACCCTGCTTATCCAGTGCTCAATGTTGCTTCAGCCGTGCAAGTGATCGCGAGCTTTATTTATGCTTATGCACAAACTCATATCCAAGCTGACAGCGAAGTTAATGATATAGCACAGGTAACTGACAACCTAGAGACGCTTGAACAAGGGATGCTTAATACCTATGTGCGCCAGCAATGGGATGAGCCAGCGATTACTCAACAGCAATTGCAACTGCTTACTGAGCGTACCACCGCATTAATGGTTCAACGCAAACTGGCAGATAGTGAAAACTTAAAATCGCTGCCATCACGCTTATCTAGACTCGGTTCACGTATTCAACTCGACCAAAAAGAGTATCAGTTACTCAGTGCTCTGCTAGCAAAACTTTTAAAAGACTAA
- the cysE gene encoding serine O-acetyltransferase: protein MKRDLKEDIDAVFNRDPAARNSLEVILTYPGIHALILHRGAHCLWQNEQKLAARVISYGSRIITGIEIHPAAKIGRRFFIDHGMGIVIGETAEIGNDVTLYHGVTLGGVSWNNGKRHPTLEDGVIVGAGAKVLGPFTVGKGAKIGSNAVVVKAVPAGATMVGNAARMISEHHDEKGNPITTKVNDANQQEKAVQAASTENPADKKPTNHTARETTFQAYGIDPMSQDPVAEAFAKMLEHIQQSENRLDQLQTAMCKIDPNFCKKEYDKLCLEDLDVIGKSNMNEIGAESQ, encoded by the coding sequence ATCAAAAGAGACCTAAAAGAAGATATCGATGCGGTATTCAATCGCGACCCTGCTGCGCGTAATAGTCTAGAGGTAATCTTAACTTACCCTGGCATCCACGCGCTTATTCTACATCGCGGCGCGCATTGTCTTTGGCAAAATGAGCAAAAGCTTGCGGCTCGAGTGATTTCTTATGGCTCGCGTATCATCACTGGTATCGAGATTCATCCTGCTGCTAAGATCGGTCGTCGGTTTTTTATTGACCATGGCATGGGTATCGTCATTGGCGAGACAGCAGAGATTGGTAATGATGTGACCCTTTATCATGGCGTCACGCTTGGCGGCGTTTCTTGGAATAATGGCAAACGCCACCCTACTTTGGAAGATGGCGTCATCGTCGGTGCCGGTGCTAAAGTATTAGGACCATTCACTGTTGGTAAAGGCGCTAAAATTGGCTCAAATGCTGTCGTGGTTAAAGCGGTGCCAGCAGGCGCAACCATGGTCGGTAATGCTGCGCGTATGATATCAGAGCATCATGACGAAAAAGGCAACCCTATTACGACCAAAGTCAATGATGCCAATCAACAAGAAAAAGCGGTTCAAGCTGCTTCTACCGAAAACCCCGCAGATAAAAAACCAACGAATCACACAGCGCGCGAAACCACTTTTCAAGCTTATGGCATTGATCCCATGTCACAAGACCCTGTTGCTGAAGCCTTTGCTAAAATGCTTGAACACATTCAACAATCAGAAAATCGTTTAGATCAACTACAAACTGCCATGTGCAAAATCGACCCTAACTTTTGCAAAAAAGAATATGACAAATTGTGCTTAGAAGATCTGGACGTGATTGGCAAAAGTAACATGAATGAGATAGGTGCTGAATCACAATAA
- the rarD gene encoding EamA family transporter RarD codes for MTTQNVIKKPAAPIKTTRRGIVTALIAFSIWGAFPLYFKQLSDYNATEIIGHRIVWTFACLLVVLVVTKRWQWIDTLKKNPRWIAYTFVSGIIIAINWLTYVWAVNNNQILEASLGYFIGPLVGVGLSMLLFKERLRTLQWVAIGFALLSVVIQVVMLGSLPWVSLILAFSFSTYGTIQRQTPLTAVDAMFVETAMLLPIFIAWFWQSDVASSNISFWFTPSIWLLMLAGPITLIPLLMFNKSTKLVAYSILSFMNYLTPTFIFFLAVFYYNEPFDLHRLAVFGLIWLGLLLFSIDLWRHRPSKQLKAARLREEALTSK; via the coding sequence ATGACTACCCAAAATGTCATCAAAAAACCTGCTGCTCCCATTAAAACGACCAGACGTGGTATTGTCACCGCGCTGATAGCTTTTTCTATCTGGGGCGCTTTTCCTTTATACTTTAAGCAATTATCGGACTATAATGCCACCGAAATCATTGGTCACCGCATTGTTTGGACCTTTGCTTGTCTTTTAGTTGTGCTAGTAGTGACCAAGCGCTGGCAGTGGATTGACACGCTAAAGAAAAACCCGAGGTGGATAGCCTATACCTTTGTGTCAGGTATTATCATCGCGATAAACTGGCTCACTTATGTATGGGCGGTCAATAACAACCAGATTTTAGAGGCCAGTTTGGGGTACTTTATTGGACCACTGGTTGGCGTAGGGTTGTCGATGTTACTGTTCAAAGAGCGCCTGCGTACTTTGCAATGGGTTGCAATTGGTTTTGCGCTATTATCAGTCGTTATTCAAGTTGTCATGCTAGGTAGCCTGCCGTGGGTATCGTTAATATTGGCGTTTAGCTTTAGTACTTACGGCACCATTCAGCGCCAAACCCCTCTGACAGCAGTCGATGCAATGTTTGTTGAGACAGCAATGCTATTGCCTATTTTTATCGCATGGTTCTGGCAGTCTGATGTGGCGAGTAGTAATATCAGCTTTTGGTTTACGCCTTCTATTTGGCTGCTTATGTTGGCAGGACCTATTACTCTGATACCGCTATTGATGTTTAACAAATCCACCAAGCTGGTCGCTTATAGTATCCTCAGTTTTATGAATTATCTGACGCCGACCTTTATTTTCTTCTTGGCGGTATTCTATTACAATGAGCCTTTTGATTTACATCGTTTGGCAGTCTTTGGTTTAATTTGGCTGGGTCTGCTATTATTCAGTATCGATCTATGGCGTCATCGCCCAAGTAAGCAGCTAAAAGCAGCACGCCTACGTGAAGAAGCATTAACGTCTAAATAA
- a CDS encoding transaldolase — protein sequence MSALQQLRTMTTIVADTGDLAAIERLKPIDATTNPSLITKALIHPDNEAVLSETMSRHRDDIDAVIDELTIQIGCNILSLIEGRVSTEVDARLSYDTQATIDKALAFMEAYQKAGIDSERVLIKMAATWQGIEAARYLETQGIHCNLTLLFGQHQAIACADAGVTLISPFVGRILDWQKRQQNRQNIPVSDDMGVQSVKLIYQYYKQHGYKTQVMGASFRSTEQILALAGCDLLTIAPDLIDELAAMDIEVTRQLSESMSIDMTDMTRVSLSAEEFSSAYQQDTITQDLLPKGIDGFIGARDELAHMLASMRS from the coding sequence ATGAGCGCATTACAACAGCTTCGCACTATGACTACCATTGTCGCTGATACAGGCGATCTTGCCGCCATTGAGCGTCTAAAACCTATCGATGCGACCACCAATCCAAGTCTAATTACCAAAGCACTGATCCATCCTGATAATGAAGCGGTATTATCAGAAACCATGAGCCGCCATCGAGATGATATCGATGCGGTAATTGATGAGCTAACCATTCAAATCGGCTGTAATATTTTATCTTTAATTGAAGGACGTGTCTCAACTGAGGTCGATGCTCGCTTGTCCTATGACACACAAGCGACCATTGATAAGGCATTGGCATTCATGGAAGCCTATCAAAAAGCAGGTATCGACTCAGAGCGTGTGTTGATTAAGATGGCAGCGACTTGGCAAGGTATTGAGGCGGCACGCTACCTTGAAACTCAAGGTATACACTGCAATCTCACCTTGCTCTTTGGGCAACATCAAGCTATCGCTTGTGCCGATGCTGGTGTAACCTTGATATCCCCTTTTGTTGGACGTATTTTGGATTGGCAAAAACGCCAGCAAAACCGTCAAAACATACCTGTCTCTGATGACATGGGCGTACAATCGGTTAAGCTCATTTATCAATACTACAAGCAGCATGGCTATAAAACGCAGGTAATGGGCGCAAGTTTCCGCTCAACTGAGCAGATATTGGCGCTGGCAGGCTGTGATTTACTGACCATTGCACCTGACCTCATTGATGAGCTAGCAGCAATGGATATCGAGGTTACACGTCAATTATCAGAAAGCATGTCGATAGACATGACAGATATGACACGAGTGAGCTTAAGCGCTGAAGAATTCAGTAGCGCCTATCAACAAGATACCATTACTCAAGATCTTTTACCAAAAGGCATTGACGGCTTTATCGGTGCGCGTGATGAGCTTGCTCATATGCTAGCGAGTATGCGCAGCTAA
- a CDS encoding bifunctional prephenate dehydrogenase/3-phosphoshikimate 1-carboxyvinyltransferase produces the protein MQKINHAVNLQTATKLTPSSTQPLFQQVCVIGLGLIGASLAQAIKDNGLAERIVAVDRHEPSLEEAIQHGLLDAGSSVLNDVISDSDLIVIAVPVQAAQAVFIDIKNAMDSGLLAIDCIITDVCSTKVNIIDAAKTVFETLPVGLVPAHPIAGAENSGYHARRATLFVNHSVIVCELPTTSHVAIAKLSQLWEAVGASVMPMDAAHHDSILAHTSHLPHLLAFNLVEQLASHDDNLDIFRYAAGGFRDFTRIAASDPKMWHDIFFANQNAIVSALDEYSGYLNDIRQLIIDKDSTALMGLLGRAQAARRHFGHMLASTPYTDTSAMSASYYITPSNTVSGTIAIPGDKSISHRSIMLGSLATGVTKVTGFLEGEDALATLQAFRDMGVTIEGPDNGNLTIHGVGMNGLKPSKTPLYMGNSGTSMRLLSGILAAQAFDSVLTGDTSLNKRPMERVAAPLREMGAVIQSTGQKGTAPLSITGRDSVGKPLQGVEYDMPVASAQIKSCLLLAGLWAEGTTTVTQPEVSRDHTERMLSAFGYPVTVDGNRISVEGGGALTGGNIAVPADISSAAFFMVAAAISQGSELTLKQVGINPTRTGIIDILKLMQADISLSNETHVGGEPVADITIRSSNLVGIEIPEYLVPLAIDEFPVLFIAASCAQGRTVLTGAKELRVKESDRIAVMAEGLQTLGVDCTVTEDGLIIEGKGVVGQSNDVNNSQSVFGGGHIVSHHDHRIAMSFAVASLRASKQITIEGVETVNTSFPGFAELANQIGMSIDVVSA, from the coding sequence ATGCAAAAAATAAATCACGCCGTAAATCTTCAAACAGCAACTAAACTGACTCCATCCTCTACGCAGCCGCTATTCCAGCAAGTATGTGTGATAGGTTTGGGTTTAATTGGTGCAAGTCTTGCGCAAGCGATTAAAGACAATGGTTTAGCTGAGCGTATCGTTGCAGTCGATAGACACGAGCCAAGTCTAGAGGAAGCTATTCAACACGGTTTACTAGACGCTGGTAGCTCAGTACTTAATGACGTGATATCTGATAGTGACTTGATAGTGATTGCGGTGCCAGTACAAGCGGCACAAGCGGTATTTATAGATATCAAAAATGCAATGGATAGTGGTCTACTTGCTATTGATTGTATTATTACCGATGTATGCAGTACCAAAGTTAATATTATTGATGCTGCCAAGACTGTGTTCGAGACATTGCCTGTCGGGCTTGTGCCTGCACATCCAATTGCTGGTGCCGAGAATTCAGGGTATCATGCTCGCCGCGCTACATTGTTTGTCAATCATAGCGTTATTGTCTGTGAGCTCCCAACGACTAGCCATGTAGCAATTGCCAAATTAAGCCAGTTATGGGAAGCAGTGGGTGCAAGCGTCATGCCGATGGATGCCGCTCATCATGATTCTATATTGGCACATACCAGTCATTTACCGCATTTGCTCGCCTTTAATTTGGTTGAACAGCTGGCAAGCCATGATGATAATTTAGATATTTTCCGCTATGCTGCAGGTGGTTTTCGTGATTTTACCCGCATTGCTGCCAGCGACCCTAAAATGTGGCATGATATATTTTTTGCCAACCAAAACGCGATTGTAAGCGCCCTTGATGAGTACAGCGGTTATTTAAATGATATTCGTCAGCTTATTATTGATAAAGATTCAACCGCCCTGATGGGACTTTTGGGCCGCGCGCAAGCCGCACGGCGACATTTTGGCCATATGTTAGCCAGCACCCCTTATACGGATACTTCTGCTATGTCAGCTTCTTATTATATCACCCCAAGCAACACCGTCTCTGGTACTATTGCCATTCCTGGGGATAAGTCTATCTCGCATCGTAGTATTATGCTCGGTAGCCTTGCTACTGGCGTAACTAAAGTGACTGGATTTTTGGAAGGGGAAGATGCGCTTGCCACTTTGCAAGCGTTTCGCGATATGGGCGTGACCATTGAAGGTCCTGATAATGGCAATTTAACCATTCATGGCGTTGGTATGAATGGCTTAAAGCCAAGCAAAACACCTTTATATATGGGCAATTCTGGCACCAGTATGCGTCTGCTTTCAGGCATCTTAGCAGCGCAAGCATTTGATAGCGTATTGACGGGTGACACTAGCCTAAATAAGCGTCCAATGGAGCGTGTGGCAGCACCATTACGTGAGATGGGTGCGGTGATTCAAAGCACTGGTCAAAAAGGTACAGCGCCACTGAGTATTACTGGTCGAGATAGTGTTGGCAAACCTCTACAAGGGGTTGAATACGATATGCCAGTTGCTTCTGCACAGATTAAATCTTGCTTATTGCTGGCTGGACTTTGGGCGGAAGGCACCACGACCGTTACTCAACCTGAAGTTAGCCGCGATCATACCGAGCGTATGCTTTCAGCTTTTGGTTATCCAGTCACTGTCGATGGCAATCGTATCAGTGTTGAAGGCGGCGGTGCGCTCACAGGCGGTAATATCGCAGTACCTGCTGATATCTCATCGGCAGCATTCTTTATGGTGGCTGCGGCCATCAGCCAGGGTAGCGAATTGACCTTAAAGCAAGTCGGTATCAATCCTACGCGTACCGGCATTATTGATATTCTTAAGCTGATGCAAGCGGATATCAGCTTAAGTAATGAGACTCATGTTGGCGGTGAGCCAGTAGCGGATATTACTATTCGAAGCTCAAACTTGGTCGGTATTGAAATACCAGAGTATCTAGTACCACTTGCCATTGACGAATTTCCTGTATTATTTATCGCAGCCAGCTGTGCCCAAGGCCGTACCGTTTTGACCGGTGCAAAAGAGCTGCGTGTCAAAGAATCAGATCGCATTGCAGTAATGGCAGAAGGCTTGCAGACATTAGGCGTTGACTGTACCGTTACTGAAGATGGTCTTATCATTGAAGGTAAAGGGGTGGTAGGTCAGAGTAATGATGTGAATAATAGCCAATCGGTTTTTGGTGGTGGACATATTGTCTCGCATCATGACCACCGTATTGCTATGAGTTTTGCGGTTGCCAGCTTACGCGCCTCTAAGCAGATTACCATTGAAGGCGTTGAAACCGTCAATACCAGCTTCCCAGGATTTGCAGAACTTGCCAACCAAATTGGCATGTCTATTGACGTTGTGAGTGCTTAA
- a CDS encoding Hpt domain-containing protein: MATITNKDMTAITDDEIINTEQFEDMRDLLEEDFVDLIQVYFTDCRHRITKLRQAQQEEDNANGFELAHALKGASVNLGATQMTRLGSQLQELCRERLISEQAPLIEDIAVALQRAEQDINQRLGQ; the protein is encoded by the coding sequence ATGGCTACTATTACGAACAAGGATATGACCGCCATAACTGATGACGAGATTATCAATACTGAGCAGTTTGAAGATATGCGCGACTTATTAGAAGAAGACTTTGTCGATTTGATACAAGTCTATTTTACTGATTGTCGTCACCGTATCACAAAACTAAGACAAGCTCAGCAAGAAGAAGATAATGCCAATGGCTTTGAGCTTGCTCATGCACTAAAAGGAGCCAGTGTCAATTTGGGCGCAACCCAAATGACGCGTCTTGGCAGTCAATTGCAAGAGCTTTGCCGTGAGCGTCTTATCAGTGAACAAGCCCCTCTTATCGAGGACATCGCAGTTGCATTGCAACGTGCTGAGCAAGACATCAACCAGCGACTAGGACAATAA
- the hisC gene encoding histidinol-phosphate transaminase, with product MQSAQSTESNLLPLVPAYESVLALAPYQTGKPIEELTREYGVSDVVKIASNENPIGCSPHVTLAITEQLGQLSRYPDGNGYYLKQALADFNDVNADQITLGNGSDDLLDILARSFVGADDAIVYSQYAFVVYSMLAKMQGAMDIEVPAQRFGHDLKAMSQAVQDNSNTKIVFIANPNNPTGTQLEHAELREFVASVPSSVLVVLDEAYIEYSPESNNRALLDEFDNVVIVRTFSKAYGLAGLRVGYALSSVAVADLLNRIRQPFNVSRIGLAAAAAALADQDFIEKTRLMNNEQMRWLEKQFDALGLGFIKSHANFIMVEIEVEMEDTNAAVIYQALLEQGVIVRQLEVYGLHNWLRISVGVAEDNMRLIDTLRSILTDD from the coding sequence ATGCAGTCTGCGCAATCGACAGAGTCAAATTTATTACCGCTCGTACCTGCTTACGAGAGTGTTTTGGCGTTGGCACCGTATCAAACTGGCAAGCCTATTGAAGAGCTAACGCGAGAGTATGGCGTCTCAGATGTGGTAAAAATTGCCAGTAATGAGAATCCGATCGGCTGCTCACCGCACGTTACGCTAGCGATTACTGAACAGCTAGGTCAGCTGTCACGTTATCCTGATGGCAATGGTTATTATCTAAAGCAAGCATTGGCTGATTTTAATGATGTCAATGCTGATCAGATTACTTTGGGCAATGGCTCTGATGATTTGCTCGATATCTTGGCGCGTAGTTTTGTAGGTGCAGATGATGCAATCGTTTATAGTCAGTATGCCTTTGTGGTCTATTCGATGCTCGCTAAAATGCAGGGTGCTATGGATATTGAAGTGCCTGCTCAGCGCTTTGGTCATGACCTAAAAGCCATGAGCCAAGCGGTTCAGGATAACTCTAATACCAAAATCGTCTTTATCGCCAATCCGAACAATCCAACCGGTACGCAGCTTGAACATGCTGAGCTGAGAGAGTTTGTCGCTAGTGTGCCAAGCTCAGTACTGGTGGTGTTAGATGAAGCTTATATTGAATATAGCCCTGAGAGCAATAATCGGGCGCTGTTAGATGAATTTGATAATGTGGTTATTGTTCGCACCTTTTCTAAAGCCTATGGGCTGGCAGGTCTGCGTGTTGGCTATGCGTTAAGCTCGGTAGCTGTGGCAGATTTACTCAATCGCATTCGTCAGCCATTTAATGTGAGCCGCATTGGACTGGCGGCAGCGGCAGCGGCACTTGCGGATCAAGACTTTATTGAAAAAACTCGTCTAATGAACAACGAGCAGATGCGCTGGTTAGAAAAACAGTTTGATGCACTGGGACTGGGCTTTATAAAGTCACATGCCAACTTTATTATGGTCGAAATCGAAGTTGAAATGGAAGATACGAACGCTGCTGTTATTTATCAGGCATTGCTTGAGCAAGGCGTTATTGTGCGACAACTAGAGGTTTATGGTTTGCATAATTGGCTGCGTATTAGTGTAGGGGTCGCAGAAGATAATATGCGTCTAATTGATACTTTGCGCTCTATTTTGACCGATGATTAA
- the folB gene encoding dihydroneopterin aldolase, with amino-acid sequence MFHTQSDVVFVKGLKVEAVIGVYEWERAITQPLLIDIAMETDISRAAVSDDVNDALNYKEVCDDVSAWCQAIKAQLLEHLAGQIADKLLEKYSCDKISLSIAKPTAIQQADAVGVQITRYAKAASSVSTNQANTSLSDDA; translated from the coding sequence ATGTTTCATACCCAGTCTGATGTCGTATTTGTAAAAGGCTTAAAAGTAGAGGCAGTGATTGGCGTTTATGAATGGGAGCGCGCCATTACACAGCCGTTATTAATAGACATCGCAATGGAAACTGATATCAGTCGTGCTGCGGTGTCAGATGATGTAAACGATGCGCTAAATTACAAAGAAGTTTGTGATGATGTCAGTGCGTGGTGCCAAGCTATTAAGGCTCAGTTACTTGAACATCTGGCTGGGCAAATCGCTGATAAATTGCTCGAAAAATATAGCTGCGATAAAATTTCCTTAAGTATTGCTAAGCCTACCGCTATTCAACAAGCAGATGCAGTTGGTGTACAAATCACCCGCTATGCCAAAGCCGCATCTAGCGTATCTACCAATCAAGCTAATACTAGCTTGTCTGATGATGCATAA
- a CDS encoding 2-amino-4-hydroxy-6-hydroxymethyldihydropteridine diphosphokinase → MMHKALVDLFESLISCDPETLQAQPVKAVLLALGSNHDAQIHLPRVRERLTSIGAITLSTAFQNPDFTATIELPKPDYTNQCIYLSLAKPVTLQQLQQSFKQFECDCQRQRLKEPSTSIKQVTMDIDILLVKLDKDNSLSKNNDSEWIIMANRYPFKAHERAGIKELVAGIDS, encoded by the coding sequence ATGATGCATAAAGCCTTGGTTGATTTATTTGAATCACTGATAAGCTGCGATCCTGAAACGCTGCAAGCACAGCCTGTAAAAGCTGTGCTACTGGCCTTAGGTAGCAACCATGATGCGCAGATACACTTACCGCGTGTCCGAGAGCGATTGACAAGTATTGGTGCTATAACACTCTCAACAGCCTTTCAAAATCCTGACTTCACTGCCACTATAGAATTACCAAAACCTGATTACACCAATCAGTGTATTTATTTGTCTTTGGCAAAGCCTGTAACCTTGCAGCAGCTACAACAATCTTTTAAACAGTTTGAGTGCGATTGTCAAAGACAGCGTTTAAAAGAACCATCCACAAGTATAAAACAAGTCACGATGGATATTGATATATTGCTTGTTAAATTGGATAAAGATAATAGCCTAAGCAAAAATAATGATTCTGAATGGATAATAATGGCAAATCGCTATCCATTTAAAGCGCATGAGAGAGCAGGGATAAAAGAATTGGTAGCAGGGATAGATAGCTGA
- the pheA gene encoding prephenate dehydratase, whose product MSEQSPEQNNDNLNQTTASISTTATDKEFLNTLRGSIDAVDCEIQTLINNRAKLAQQVASVKKNHIANDSAAENANPIFYRPEREAQVLKAVMERNEGPIADEKMARLFREIMSVCLDLEAPQRIAFLGPLGTFTHAAALKHFGKAADTVPLNTITDVFREVEAGTAMYGVVPVENSSEGVVNHTLDGFLSSTLKIIGEVELPIHQNFLVAEHTKLDGLSRIYSHQQSLAQCRHWLDVNYPNVERVAVSSNGEAARRLKNEWHSAAIAGDVAAAEYDLHKLYSNIEDNPSNTTRFLIIGHEAIAPSGQDKTSIMVSAHDKAGALIEILKPLSYHGVSMTSIETRPERPNKWAYVFFIDMNGHIEDPNVSAAIADIRPLVKDLRVLGSYPKAVL is encoded by the coding sequence ATGAGTGAGCAGTCACCAGAACAAAACAATGATAATCTAAACCAAACCACCGCAAGCATCAGTACTACCGCAACGGATAAAGAGTTTTTGAATACATTGCGCGGCAGTATCGATGCGGTAGACTGCGAAATTCAGACGCTGATTAACAATCGTGCCAAATTGGCTCAGCAAGTGGCGAGCGTGAAAAAGAACCACATTGCCAATGATTCTGCTGCTGAAAATGCCAACCCTATCTTTTACCGTCCAGAGCGTGAGGCGCAAGTGCTAAAAGCCGTCATGGAGCGTAATGAAGGACCTATCGCCGATGAAAAAATGGCACGCTTGTTTCGAGAGATTATGTCGGTATGCCTTGATTTAGAAGCGCCGCAGCGCATTGCGTTTTTGGGTCCACTGGGCACTTTTACTCATGCGGCTGCCTTAAAGCACTTTGGTAAAGCGGCGGATACTGTACCGCTGAATACCATCACTGATGTGTTTCGTGAAGTCGAAGCGGGCACCGCAATGTATGGTGTCGTGCCCGTTGAAAACTCATCTGAAGGCGTAGTCAACCATACGCTAGATGGCTTTTTATCTTCTACACTAAAGATAATTGGTGAAGTCGAGCTGCCGATTCATCAAAACTTTTTGGTCGCTGAACATACCAAACTTGATGGGTTAAGCCGTATTTACTCGCACCAGCAATCATTGGCGCAGTGTCGTCATTGGCTTGATGTGAATTATCCCAATGTCGAGCGTGTTGCGGTATCGAGTAATGGTGAAGCGGCACGTCGCTTGAAGAATGAGTGGCATTCGGCAGCAATTGCGGGTGACGTGGCAGCAGCAGAATATGATTTGCATAAGCTATATTCAAATATCGAAGACAATCCAAGCAATACGACCCGTTTCTTGATTATTGGTCATGAAGCAATTGCACCATCAGGTCAAGATAAAACCTCGATTATGGTATCAGCGCATGACAAAGCGGGCGCTCTGATCGAAATCTTAAAACCTTTGTCGTATCATGGCGTGTCTATGACCAGCATTGAAACGCGCCCTGAGCGTCCTAATAAATGGGCTTACGTCTTCTTTATTGATATGAATGGGCACATTGAAGACCCAAATGTGAGCGCTGCTATCGCTGATATTCGCCCATTGGTCAAAGACTTACGTGTATTAGGCTCTTATCCAAAAGCGGTACTATAA